In a genomic window of Vigna angularis cultivar LongXiaoDou No.4 chromosome 6, ASM1680809v1, whole genome shotgun sequence:
- the LOC128197525 gene encoding uncharacterized protein LOC128197525 gives MAEEGPNPPRRTLGDYAMQQGPRYFSSIVIPPTTKTLEMKPAFLSLISSHQFTGMDNEDPYIHLSTFYELVGTMGFEEGDLDHVYMRLFPFSLTGRAKEWLKSHPNQSLNKWSDVEDKFLNRFFPPSRYIKAKTEISTFRQGQDEPFCEAWERFNSLLRRCPNHGFEDIAQLNIFCNGLRPDTKMILDAAAGGTMISVDAEQATRIIEALASTDHKAQHNRQTVQRKGILDLSTTDAILAQNKILTQQMEALTKQMANLPEQLKAVQSSPSQQPMRCNFCGGDHPNGHCSYQSSPQEGEVQYVSNQGRSGNFSNNNNFSQGWRNNQSQNFGWKQDVGPSNRQPPYQHQQQNPSVYERTTKLEDTLEKFMQASMINQKNTEASITRTKPNNLEVKPSV, from the coding sequence ATGGCGGAAGAAGGACCAAATCCACCTAGAAGAACACTTGGAGACTATGCTATGCAACAAGGGCCAAGATATTTTTCTAGCATAGTAATACCGCCCACCACCAAAACTttggagatgaagccagcttTCCTTAGCCTAATCAGTTCTCATCAATTCACTGGAATGGATAATGAAGATCCATACATTCATCTCTCTACATTCTATGAACTAGTAGGAACTATGggatttgaagaaggagatcttGACCATGTATATATGcgtttgtttcctttttctttgacAGGTAGAGCAAAGGAATGGCTTAAATCACATCCCAACCAGAGTCTGAACAAGTGGAGTGATGTAGAAGATAAATTCTTGAACAGATTCTTTCCACCTTCTCGTTACATTAAGGCAAAAACTGAGATTTCTACTTTTAGGCAAGGACAAGATGAACCATTCTGTGAAGCTTGGGAACGATTTAATTCTTTGTTGAGGAGATGCCCCAATCATGGTTTTGAAGATATTGCTCAACTAAACATTTTCTGCAATGGTCTGAGGCCAGACACCAAAATGATATTAGATGCAGCGGCTGGAGGAACAATGATATCTGTAGATGCAGAACAAGCAACAAGAATCATTGAGGCACTAGCATCTACAGACCATAAAGCCCAACATAACAGACAAACAGTTCAGCGGAAAGGAATTCTTGATCTCAGCACTACAGATGCAATTTTAGCTCAGAATAAAATTCTGACTCAGCAGATGGAAGCATTAACCAAACAAATGGCTAACTTACCTGAGCAGTTAAAAGCAGTACAATCTTCTCCTAGTCAACAACCCATGAGATGTAACTTCTGTGGAGGTGACCATCCCAATGGTCATTGTTCATATCAAAGTAGCCCACAAGAAGGAGAAGTTCAATATGTGAGTAATCAAGGAAGATCAGGGAATTTCTCTAACAACAATAACTTTTCACAAGGATGGAGAAACAATCAAAGTCAGAATTTTGGATGGAAACAAGATGTTGGTCCTTCAAATAGACAACCTCCTTATCAGCATCAACAACAAAATCCTTCTGTGTATGAAAGAACAACCAAATTAGAGGATACTCTAGAAAAATTCATGCAAGCTTCTATGATCAATCAGAAAAATACAGAAGCTTCAATAACAAGAACCAAACCAAACAACTTAGAGGTAAAACCATCAGTCTAG